TCTTTTGAAGGATTTTGCTGATATTAAACTAAGGTATATTGTTAGTTATACGGACAATACTAAAACGGCCTTCACCTCTCTCCATGGCGACCAAGAATTACATCAAGACGTAAGAGAACTTTGCGTGGCTAAATACGACCCCGATAAGCTTTGGACATTTGTAGAAGCAATCAATAAAGATTGCACTGCTCAAGATGCGGATAAATGTTGGACGGCAGTAGCTGAAAAGATTGGTTTAAATACCAACCAAATCTCTCAATGTCAAAAAGACGAAGGCAATAGTCTTTTAGAAAAGGAGTATGCGGCCGACCAACAGTACAACATCTCTGGGTCTCCAACCTTGATTATTAACGATGATGTGACCTCCAACGACAGAACTCCGAATGGTTATAAGAATAGTATTTGTTCTGCTTTTACCGAAGCTAAAAAACCGGCGGTTTGCGCCCAAACTCTAGCGGAAAACTCTGCTACTGCCTCTGGCAGCTGCAATTAACTCTTTACATTTAGTTCGACCTGAGCTATAATGGTTAGGTTTAAAGTGTAGGGGTTCGAGCCAAATCTGGCGAGAACGGGTCTTTCTACATGAGTTATAAAATAATATTTACTTTAGAAGAATGGCTAAAAGATTATATGTAGGAGGATTGCCCTACAGCACCAAGCAAGAAGAATTGACTGAATACTTCTCCGCCGCTGGTTCCGTAGAAATGGCTACCATCATTACTGATAAGTTTTCCCATCGTTCTAAAGGTTTTGGTTTCGTTGAAATGTCTACTGACGAAGAAGCTCAAAAAGCTGTTACCATGTTCAATGGCAAAGAATTCGGCGGCAGAGTTTTGACTGTTAGCGAAGCCAGACCCTTAGAGCCCAGAGCTCCTCGTGAATAATTAGGAACTGCATGAGACAAAAATCCAATCTTAATTGATTGGATTTTTTGATTGTCTAATTTTGACTCAGTATGCTACAATAATATTGTTATTTCTTTAATTATTTTTATATATGGTCCAAGATAAAAATACTGTTTCGGGCTTTGAACCGGTTGCCAAAGGCTCAGAAACAGAAAAAAATTTGCTTACTGCCTTCGCCGGAGAATCTCAAGCGAGAAATAAGTATACTTACTTTGCCCAAATAGCAGAAGATGCAGGTATGGAACAAATTGCTGGTATTTTTCTAGAAACAGCTAATAATGAGAGAGAACATGCCAAAATTATCTACAAATTATTGGGAGAATGGACTGATACTGCCGCTAACTTAGAAAAAGCTATTGCCGGCGAACATTATGAATGGACTACTATGTACAAAGAGTTTGAGGCTAAGGCACAAGAAGAAGGTTTTAAAGACGCTGCTACTTTCTTCAAAGAAGTGGGAGAGATAGAGGAAGAGCATGAAAAACGTTATCAAAAATTATTAGATAATTTAAAGAGCAATGAAGTGTTTGAAAAGAAAGAAGAGGTTATTTGGGTCTGCCGTAACTGTGGTTATGTGCACCGAGGGACTACTCCGCCAAAGGAATGTCCTAATTGCCATTTCCCTCAAGCGTATTTTGAAGTGAAAGCAGAAAATTACTAATAAGTTGAAATCTTTTCAAGTTTAGAAGGCAGAAAAAGAGTATTGGACATAAAAAGATCAATACAAAAAACACTCTGTTGCAGAGTGTTTTTTTGTCAATCAATTTCTGATTTCCATTGACAAGAATAGCTTCTAATGCCACTATAGGTCTAGCTCTTAACAAATAAACACAAATTGAAAAAGGAGGTGGGGTATGGCTAGCAAAAAGGCAGAGAACGATGAGGGGTTAGACCCAATCAACACCGCCTTGTTTAATGAGGTCCAAAGGCGGGCCAAACAGTTTTTCATTGACGCCAGCATCAACATCTTATTTTACGATCTAGATGATGGCGATAAAGTTCTCTCTCATTACCAGAGGCTGAGCCAAAAGGAAAGGGTAATGGTGCTAGAGAGTCTTACCGATGAGGGGACACTGGTAGCGGTGCATAAGACGTTGTCAGGTAGCACTGAGACCCTGGATATCATTCTTGCCGCAAGACAGGGCATCGAATCAGTGATGTTTGAATCCCTCAGGGCGCTTGTGTGGTATAAGTGGTATTGGCCCATTGAATCGCGAGAATCTAAGGAGCTGGGCTATATCACAGATGACCCCATGATTCATAACATGGTAGGGTCGCACATTGCCGAAACAGTGAACCAAAGTCTAGAGACTTTGGCAGTATTCATTGTTGGGCTAATCCAATCGGCAGAATTAGGCAGTAACCCTTCCGCTCCTGACAAGGAAACCTGCAATTCGCCCCAAGACGGCTTATAATTTAGCCGGAGCAGTTGTCAATTGTATTGGGGGTCGCATACCGACCCCCTTTTATTATTGTGTGGAAATTAAATTTTAATCCCTAAATAGGCGGCTAAGTTTTTTTGCATACGAGAAGAATATTGAAAAGCCTT
The window above is part of the Candidatus Paceibacterota bacterium genome. Proteins encoded here:
- a CDS encoding RNA-binding protein produces the protein MAKRLYVGGLPYSTKQEELTEYFSAAGSVEMATIITDKFSHRSKGFGFVEMSTDEEAQKAVTMFNGKEFGGRVLTVSEARPLEPRAPRE
- a CDS encoding rubrerythrin family protein, with protein sequence MVQDKNTVSGFEPVAKGSETEKNLLTAFAGESQARNKYTYFAQIAEDAGMEQIAGIFLETANNEREHAKIIYKLLGEWTDTAANLEKAIAGEHYEWTTMYKEFEAKAQEEGFKDAATFFKEVGEIEEEHEKRYQKLLDNLKSNEVFEKKEEVIWVCRNCGYVHRGTTPPKECPNCHFPQAYFEVKAENY